A genomic window from Salvia splendens isolate huo1 chromosome 11, SspV2, whole genome shotgun sequence includes:
- the LOC121755903 gene encoding photosystem I reaction center subunit N, chloroplastic-like: MPSPALKELNDKKRLTTSGANFARAYTVQFGTCKFPENFTGCQDLANQKKVPFISDDLALECEGKDKYKCGSNVFWKW; encoded by the exons ATGCCATCTCCGGCGTTGAAA GAATTGAATGACAAGAAGAGGCTGACAACCAGCGGCGCCAACTTCGCACGTGCCTACACCGTTCAGTTTGGCACGTGCAAGTTCCCGGAGAACTTCACCGGATGCCAAGATCTTGCCAACCAGAAG AAAGTTCCATTCATTAGTGATGATCTGGCCTTGGAGTGCGAAGGGAAAGACAAGTACAAGTGTGGCTCTAATGTGTTTTGGAAATGGTGA
- the LOC121755902 gene encoding uncharacterized protein LOC121755902 isoform X1 — translation MDVIESIDNLQVQDPPGEDFSSSDLDWVKLRSAERCDDVALIPYDRVDAFIIGECSNVECPTRFHIERGRKRSKGSLKEYKNDEYLEYRLYWCSFGPENYGEAGGTLPSRRYRLNTRNRAARPQSMRGCTCNFVVKRLYARPSLVLLIYNERRHVNKAGFICHGPLDKDAIGPGAKKIPYVCSEIQQQTMSMIYLGIPEENVLEKHIEGIQRYCGSDPKVKTLASQYVQKLGMIIKRSTHELDLDDEASIRLWAERNKKSIFFYRDTSENEPLILGIQTEWQLQQMIRFGHRNIIAADSTFGIKRLKYPLCTLLVFDSRECALPVAWIITRSIDKPDVSIWMKSLLDRVHSVNSGWKAGGFLIDDAAAQIEPIRETFSCPVLFSLWRVRRSWLRHIVKKCTNIEVQREIFKRLGQIVYGIWGGMDLAIALEELLLDFVDQTSFMQYFRDSWLPKIEMWLKLMKTLPLASQEASGAIEAYHIKLKTKLYDDSNLGSLQRVDWLVHKLTTELHSSYWLDHYADESDLFPNVKEDYIASTSWSRALQIPDASVSFDEKDQHFAKVLSQKDSSLSKLVWNPGSEFAHCDCEWSLQGNLCKHVIKVNMICGTMPLFQSSLSFQSLKTIIMDLWKKPTDDSVSLDLSTAWTFQILDQVQKLMEFNGSNSIGLAVNNMPLKWTAKRVRTSPLRQSQPSLLPGTAKNSSTNESGKRKRLYHLK, via the exons ATGGATGTAATTGAATCCATTGATAATCTCCAAGTGCAAGATCCCCCTGGAGAAGATTTCAGTTCATCCGATCTAGATTGGGTTAAACTTAGAAGTGCAGAGCGATGTGATGATGTTGCTCTTATACCTTATGATCGGGTTGATGCCTTCATCATTGGAGAATGTTCTAATGTTGAGTGCCCAACCAGGTTCCACATCGAGAGGGGTCGAAAACGATCCAAAGGAAGCTTAAAGGAATACAAGAATGATGAGTATTTGGAGTATAGGCT GTATTGGTGTTCTTTTGGCCCTGAAAATTATGGAGAAGCTGGAGGTACGTTGCCAAGCAGAAGATATCGTTTAAACACTCGAAATCGTGCAGCCAGGCCTCAATCTATGCGGGGGTGTACATGTAATTTTGTTGTGAAGCGTCTGTATGCCCGTCCATCTCTTGTGCTTCTTATATATAATGAGAGGCGTCATGTTAATAAAGCAGGTTTTATCTGCCATGGTCCCCTAGATAAGGATGCAATAGGCCCTGGTGCTAAGAAGATTCCGTATGTTTGTAGTGAGATTCAACAGCAAACTATGTCGATGATTTATCTTGGTATACCAGAGGAAAATGTGTTGGAGAAACATATTGAGGGGATTCAACGCTATTGTGGTTCTGATCCAAAAGTGAAAACCCTTGCTTCACAATATGTGCAGAAACTTGGGATGATTATTAAGCGTTCCACTCATGAATTGGATCTAGACGATGAAGCCAGCATTCGTTTGTGGGCTGAACGAAACAAGAAATCCATTTTCTTTTACCGAGATACATCAGAAAATGAACCTTTAATTTTGGGAATACAGACTGAATGGCAGCTGCAACAAATGATTCGCTTTGGCCATCGCAATATCATAGCAGCTGATTCAACATTTGGAATTAAGAGACTAAAg TACCCATTGTGCACCCTTCTTGTTTTTGACTCAAGAGAATGTGCACTCCCAGTTGCTTGGATCATTACTCGCAGTATTGATAAGCCAGATGTTTCTATATGGATGAAATCACTACTCGATCGCGTTCACTCAGTAAATTCTGGATGGAAAGCCGGTGGATTTTTAATTGACGATGCTGCTGCCCAGATTGAGCCCATAAG GGAGACATTTTCTTGCCCTGTACTTTTTTCCCTGTGGCGCGTTCGTAGGTCATGGCTGAGACAtatagttaagaaatgtactaACATTGAGGTCCAGAGGGAGATCTTTAAACGTCTGGGCCAAATAGTGTACGGCATCTGGGGAGGAATGGATCTCGCTATTGCTTTAGAAGAACTTTTGCTGGATTTTGTTGATCAAACTTCCTTCATGCAATATTTCAGAGATTCTTGGCTCCCAAAGATTG AAATGTGGCTCAAATTAATGAAGACTCTTCCACTAGCAAGTCAGGAAGCATCTGGTGCAATTGAAGCATATCACATCAAGCTGAAAACTAAACTATATGATGATTCGAATCTTGGTTCCCTCCAGAGGGTTGATTGGTTAGTTCATAAGTTGACTACTGAGTTGCACTCTAGCTACTGGCTTGACCATTATGCAGATGAAAGTGATTTGTTTCCAAATGTGAAGGAGGATTACATTGCTTCAACGTCATGGTCTCGAGCTCTCCAAATCCCCGACGCTTCTGTTTCCTTCGATGAAAAGGACCAACATTTTGCTAAAGTTCTGAGTCAGAAGGACAGCAGCCTAAGTAAACTAGTTTGGAATCCTGGTTCTGAATTTGCTCATTGCGATTGTGAATGGTCGTTGCAAGGAAACCTATGCAAGCATGTGATTAAGGTCAATATGATTTGTGGTACTATGCCACTCTTCCAATCCTCCTTATCGTTTCAGTCACTAAAAACTATCATAATGGACCTCTGGAAGAAGCCAACCGATGATTCTGTATCACTAGACCTGTCAACTGCCTGGACATTTCAAATTCTTGACCAAGTCCAGAAGCTCATGGAGTTTAATGGTTCCAATAGTATAGGTCTTGCTGTAAACAATATGCCGTTAAAGTGGACTGCTAAACGAGTCAGAACATCACCCCTCAGGCAGTCACAGCCCTCATTGTTGCCAGGAACTGCCAAAAATTCTTCTACTAATGAGAGTGGGAAGAGGAAGAGATTGTATCACCTAAAATGA
- the LOC121755902 gene encoding uncharacterized protein LOC121755902 isoform X2, with product MRGCTCNFVVKRLYARPSLVLLIYNERRHVNKAGFICHGPLDKDAIGPGAKKIPYVCSEIQQQTMSMIYLGIPEENVLEKHIEGIQRYCGSDPKVKTLASQYVQKLGMIIKRSTHELDLDDEASIRLWAERNKKSIFFYRDTSENEPLILGIQTEWQLQQMIRFGHRNIIAADSTFGIKRLKYPLCTLLVFDSRECALPVAWIITRSIDKPDVSIWMKSLLDRVHSVNSGWKAGGFLIDDAAAQIEPIRETFSCPVLFSLWRVRRSWLRHIVKKCTNIEVQREIFKRLGQIVYGIWGGMDLAIALEELLLDFVDQTSFMQYFRDSWLPKIEMWLKLMKTLPLASQEASGAIEAYHIKLKTKLYDDSNLGSLQRVDWLVHKLTTELHSSYWLDHYADESDLFPNVKEDYIASTSWSRALQIPDASVSFDEKDQHFAKVLSQKDSSLSKLVWNPGSEFAHCDCEWSLQGNLCKHVIKVNMICGTMPLFQSSLSFQSLKTIIMDLWKKPTDDSVSLDLSTAWTFQILDQVQKLMEFNGSNSIGLAVNNMPLKWTAKRVRTSPLRQSQPSLLPGTAKNSSTNESGKRKRLYHLK from the exons ATGCGGGGGTGTACATGTAATTTTGTTGTGAAGCGTCTGTATGCCCGTCCATCTCTTGTGCTTCTTATATATAATGAGAGGCGTCATGTTAATAAAGCAGGTTTTATCTGCCATGGTCCCCTAGATAAGGATGCAATAGGCCCTGGTGCTAAGAAGATTCCGTATGTTTGTAGTGAGATTCAACAGCAAACTATGTCGATGATTTATCTTGGTATACCAGAGGAAAATGTGTTGGAGAAACATATTGAGGGGATTCAACGCTATTGTGGTTCTGATCCAAAAGTGAAAACCCTTGCTTCACAATATGTGCAGAAACTTGGGATGATTATTAAGCGTTCCACTCATGAATTGGATCTAGACGATGAAGCCAGCATTCGTTTGTGGGCTGAACGAAACAAGAAATCCATTTTCTTTTACCGAGATACATCAGAAAATGAACCTTTAATTTTGGGAATACAGACTGAATGGCAGCTGCAACAAATGATTCGCTTTGGCCATCGCAATATCATAGCAGCTGATTCAACATTTGGAATTAAGAGACTAAAg TACCCATTGTGCACCCTTCTTGTTTTTGACTCAAGAGAATGTGCACTCCCAGTTGCTTGGATCATTACTCGCAGTATTGATAAGCCAGATGTTTCTATATGGATGAAATCACTACTCGATCGCGTTCACTCAGTAAATTCTGGATGGAAAGCCGGTGGATTTTTAATTGACGATGCTGCTGCCCAGATTGAGCCCATAAG GGAGACATTTTCTTGCCCTGTACTTTTTTCCCTGTGGCGCGTTCGTAGGTCATGGCTGAGACAtatagttaagaaatgtactaACATTGAGGTCCAGAGGGAGATCTTTAAACGTCTGGGCCAAATAGTGTACGGCATCTGGGGAGGAATGGATCTCGCTATTGCTTTAGAAGAACTTTTGCTGGATTTTGTTGATCAAACTTCCTTCATGCAATATTTCAGAGATTCTTGGCTCCCAAAGATTG AAATGTGGCTCAAATTAATGAAGACTCTTCCACTAGCAAGTCAGGAAGCATCTGGTGCAATTGAAGCATATCACATCAAGCTGAAAACTAAACTATATGATGATTCGAATCTTGGTTCCCTCCAGAGGGTTGATTGGTTAGTTCATAAGTTGACTACTGAGTTGCACTCTAGCTACTGGCTTGACCATTATGCAGATGAAAGTGATTTGTTTCCAAATGTGAAGGAGGATTACATTGCTTCAACGTCATGGTCTCGAGCTCTCCAAATCCCCGACGCTTCTGTTTCCTTCGATGAAAAGGACCAACATTTTGCTAAAGTTCTGAGTCAGAAGGACAGCAGCCTAAGTAAACTAGTTTGGAATCCTGGTTCTGAATTTGCTCATTGCGATTGTGAATGGTCGTTGCAAGGAAACCTATGCAAGCATGTGATTAAGGTCAATATGATTTGTGGTACTATGCCACTCTTCCAATCCTCCTTATCGTTTCAGTCACTAAAAACTATCATAATGGACCTCTGGAAGAAGCCAACCGATGATTCTGTATCACTAGACCTGTCAACTGCCTGGACATTTCAAATTCTTGACCAAGTCCAGAAGCTCATGGAGTTTAATGGTTCCAATAGTATAGGTCTTGCTGTAAACAATATGCCGTTAAAGTGGACTGCTAAACGAGTCAGAACATCACCCCTCAGGCAGTCACAGCCCTCATTGTTGCCAGGAACTGCCAAAAATTCTTCTACTAATGAGAGTGGGAAGAGGAAGAGATTGTATCACCTAAAATGA
- the LOC121755902 gene encoding uncharacterized protein LOC121755902 isoform X3, whose translation MDVIESIDNLQVQDPPGEDFSSSDLDWVKLRSAERCDDVALIPYDRVDAFIIGECSNVECPTRFHIERGRKRSKGSLKEYKNDEYLEYRLYWCSFGPENYGEAGGTLPSRRYRLNTRNRAARPQSMRGCTCNFVVKRLYARPSLVLLIYNERRHVNKAGFICHGPLDKDAIGPGAKKIPYVCSEIQQQTMSMIYLGIPEENVLEKHIEGIQRYCGSDPKVKTLASQYVQKLGMIIKRSTHELDLDDEASIRLWAERNKKSIFFYRDTSENEPLILGIQTEWQLQQMIRFGHRNIIAADSTFGIKRLKYPLCTLLVFDSRECALPVAWIITRSIDKPDVSIWMKSLLDRVHSVNSGWKAGGFLIDDAAAQIEPIRETFSCPVLFSLWRVRRSWLRHIVKKCTNIEVQREIFKRLGQIVYGIWGGMDLAIALEELLLDFVDQTSFMQYFRDSWLPKIEMWLKLMKTLPLASQEASGAIEAYHIKLKTKLYDDSNLGSLQRVDWRITLLQRHGLELSKSPTLLFPSMKRTNILLKF comes from the exons ATGGATGTAATTGAATCCATTGATAATCTCCAAGTGCAAGATCCCCCTGGAGAAGATTTCAGTTCATCCGATCTAGATTGGGTTAAACTTAGAAGTGCAGAGCGATGTGATGATGTTGCTCTTATACCTTATGATCGGGTTGATGCCTTCATCATTGGAGAATGTTCTAATGTTGAGTGCCCAACCAGGTTCCACATCGAGAGGGGTCGAAAACGATCCAAAGGAAGCTTAAAGGAATACAAGAATGATGAGTATTTGGAGTATAGGCT GTATTGGTGTTCTTTTGGCCCTGAAAATTATGGAGAAGCTGGAGGTACGTTGCCAAGCAGAAGATATCGTTTAAACACTCGAAATCGTGCAGCCAGGCCTCAATCTATGCGGGGGTGTACATGTAATTTTGTTGTGAAGCGTCTGTATGCCCGTCCATCTCTTGTGCTTCTTATATATAATGAGAGGCGTCATGTTAATAAAGCAGGTTTTATCTGCCATGGTCCCCTAGATAAGGATGCAATAGGCCCTGGTGCTAAGAAGATTCCGTATGTTTGTAGTGAGATTCAACAGCAAACTATGTCGATGATTTATCTTGGTATACCAGAGGAAAATGTGTTGGAGAAACATATTGAGGGGATTCAACGCTATTGTGGTTCTGATCCAAAAGTGAAAACCCTTGCTTCACAATATGTGCAGAAACTTGGGATGATTATTAAGCGTTCCACTCATGAATTGGATCTAGACGATGAAGCCAGCATTCGTTTGTGGGCTGAACGAAACAAGAAATCCATTTTCTTTTACCGAGATACATCAGAAAATGAACCTTTAATTTTGGGAATACAGACTGAATGGCAGCTGCAACAAATGATTCGCTTTGGCCATCGCAATATCATAGCAGCTGATTCAACATTTGGAATTAAGAGACTAAAg TACCCATTGTGCACCCTTCTTGTTTTTGACTCAAGAGAATGTGCACTCCCAGTTGCTTGGATCATTACTCGCAGTATTGATAAGCCAGATGTTTCTATATGGATGAAATCACTACTCGATCGCGTTCACTCAGTAAATTCTGGATGGAAAGCCGGTGGATTTTTAATTGACGATGCTGCTGCCCAGATTGAGCCCATAAG GGAGACATTTTCTTGCCCTGTACTTTTTTCCCTGTGGCGCGTTCGTAGGTCATGGCTGAGACAtatagttaagaaatgtactaACATTGAGGTCCAGAGGGAGATCTTTAAACGTCTGGGCCAAATAGTGTACGGCATCTGGGGAGGAATGGATCTCGCTATTGCTTTAGAAGAACTTTTGCTGGATTTTGTTGATCAAACTTCCTTCATGCAATATTTCAGAGATTCTTGGCTCCCAAAGATTG AAATGTGGCTCAAATTAATGAAGACTCTTCCACTAGCAAGTCAGGAAGCATCTGGTGCAATTGAAGCATATCACATCAAGCTGAAAACTAAACTATATGATGATTCGAATCTTGGTTCCCTCCAGAGGGTTGATTG GAGGATTACATTGCTTCAACGTCATGGTCTCGAGCTCTCCAAATCCCCGACGCTTCTGTTTCCTTCGATGAAAAGGACCAACATTTTGCTAAAGTTCTGA
- the LOC121754195 gene encoding transcription factor MYB56-like, with amino-acid sequence MATLRTSRGASLSRKTCRRWHWTQEEDDLLTSLVQMHGPGKWDQIATHIPGRSGKSCRIRWLNQLHPGVDKKPFSVEEKQRLLVLHRQLGNKWAVIAHYFPGRTDNQVKNQYHILAGTRKSAPFPPRNDPHVPLDNESRGLFQNLSISMVGSHFSGVSSLGTNYHGSAPMVGVMPGLISSSSSVYGMGGYLTQVGTAIPSSLGPRPSYGNSMISDANSASVGGYEFMDFFRVGIGSSD; translated from the exons ATGGCAACCTTGAGAACCAGTCGCGGAGCAAgcttgagcagaaagacttgCAGAAGATGGCACTGGACACAGGAGGAAGACGACCTCTTAACTTCCCTTGTCCAGATGCATGGTCCGGGGAAGTGGGATCAAATTGCAACTCATATCCCAGGGAGATCAG GGAAGAGCTGTAGGATAAGGTGGCTCAACCAATTACACCCAGGGGTTGATAAGAAACCGTTCAGCGTAGAAGAGAAGCAAAGGCTGCTTGTGCTTCACAGACAATTAGGAAACAAGTGGGCTGTCATTGCCCATTACTTCCCTGGTCGAACAGATAACCAAGTGAAGAACCAGTACCATATACTGGCAGGGACTCGGAAATCTGCTCCTTTCCCTCCCAGAAATGATCCCCATGTCCCTCTGGACAATGAATCTAGAGGTTTGTTTCAAAACCTGAGCATTTCAATGGTTGGTTCTCATTTTTCTGGTGTTTCCAGCCTAGGAACAAACTATCATGGATCGGCTCCCATGGTGGGTGTGATGCCTGGCTTGATTAGCAGCTCCTCGTCTGTGTATGGCATGGGTGGATATCTTACCCAGGTTGGGACGGCCATCCCGAGTAGCCTTGGTCCTCGCCCAAGCTATGGCAATTCCATGATCTCTGATGCAAATTCTGCAAGTGTTGGAGGTTATGAATTCATGGACTTTTTCAGGGTTGGAATTGGTAGTTCAGATTAA